In Mucilaginibacter celer, one DNA window encodes the following:
- a CDS encoding sodium-translocating pyrophosphatase has protein sequence MDFLNTYLIYLIPVMGLIGILVMAGKAAWVTKQNAGDGDMVTLAGYIADGAMAFLRAEWKILGGFVAVAGLLLAWSGTTVATSSWVIAVSFLIGAFLSAFAGYLGMRIATKANVRTTQAARTSLAQALKVSFTGGTVMGLGVAGLAIIGLGSLFIVFYTIYVVNVTGSSVNGEAMAKALDVLAGFSLGAESIALFARVGGGIYTKAADVGADLVGKVEAGIPEDDVRNPATIADNVGDNVGDVAGMGADLFGSYVATMLATMVLGREIVSHDNFGGIAPVLLPMVIAGLGLIFSIAGAAMVKIKSETDSVQNALNIGNWASIILTAIATYFVVQWMLPSGEFHMVRDEVNGVMKTGIVPFTKNGVFGSIVVGLVVGTLMSIITEYYTAMGKRPVLSIIRQSSTGHATNIIGGLSVGMESTVLPILVLASGIYGSYYFAGLYGVAIAAAGMMATTAMQLAIDAFGPIADNAGGIAEMSRLPEEVRHRTDNLDAVGNTTAATGKGFAIASAALTSLALFAAFVGVAGIEHIDIYKADVLSGLFVGGMIPFIFSALCISAVGRAAMAMVEEVRRQFREIPGIMTYEGKPEYEKCVAISTKASIREMVAPGLIALITPIIIGFAFGPEVLGGLLAGVTVSGVLMGIFQSNAGGAWDNAKKSFEKGCDINGEIFYKKSEPHKASVTGDTVGDPFKDTSGPSMNILIKLMSIVSLVIAPHLNHSGKVTASNLKGFDKQPAATHVVVKADGKV, from the coding sequence ATGGATTTTTTGAACACTTACTTAATCTATTTAATTCCGGTGATGGGGCTGATCGGTATACTGGTTATGGCCGGTAAAGCCGCGTGGGTTACTAAACAAAATGCCGGCGACGGCGATATGGTTACACTGGCAGGCTACATTGCCGATGGTGCCATGGCTTTTTTACGTGCCGAGTGGAAAATACTCGGAGGCTTTGTTGCAGTTGCCGGCTTACTGCTGGCTTGGTCGGGCACTACAGTTGCCACTTCAAGCTGGGTAATAGCCGTATCTTTTTTGATAGGCGCGTTTTTATCGGCCTTTGCCGGATACCTGGGTATGCGCATTGCAACTAAAGCAAACGTACGTACCACGCAAGCGGCACGTACCAGTTTGGCACAGGCATTAAAAGTATCATTTACAGGAGGCACAGTAATGGGCCTGGGTGTTGCAGGTTTGGCTATTATTGGTCTGGGATCGTTATTTATTGTTTTTTATACCATATACGTCGTAAACGTTACCGGTAGCAGTGTTAACGGCGAAGCTATGGCAAAAGCGCTTGATGTTTTGGCCGGTTTTTCATTAGGTGCCGAATCGATAGCGCTGTTTGCCCGTGTTGGCGGTGGTATTTACACCAAGGCAGCCGACGTGGGTGCCGACCTTGTAGGTAAGGTTGAAGCCGGCATTCCTGAAGACGACGTGCGTAACCCGGCTACAATTGCCGATAACGTAGGCGATAACGTGGGCGACGTTGCCGGTATGGGGGCCGACCTTTTCGGATCGTACGTGGCTACGATGCTGGCTACGATGGTGCTGGGCCGCGAAATTGTATCGCATGATAATTTTGGAGGTATTGCACCGGTATTGTTACCGATGGTTATTGCCGGCCTTGGATTGATATTTTCAATTGCAGGTGCGGCAATGGTAAAAATCAAATCAGAAACCGACAGTGTGCAAAACGCGCTGAATATAGGCAACTGGGCATCAATTATATTAACTGCCATAGCTACTTATTTTGTAGTACAATGGATGTTGCCTTCGGGCGAATTTCACATGGTGCGTGATGAAGTTAACGGCGTTATGAAAACAGGTATAGTGCCATTTACCAAAAACGGTGTTTTTGGTTCGATAGTAGTAGGCCTTGTGGTAGGTACATTAATGTCTATCATTACCGAGTATTACACGGCAATGGGTAAACGCCCGGTATTAAGCATTATCAGGCAATCATCAACCGGGCATGCTACCAATATTATCGGCGGTTTATCAGTGGGTATGGAATCAACCGTATTACCTATCCTTGTTTTGGCATCGGGCATTTACGGTTCATACTATTTTGCAGGCCTGTATGGCGTAGCTATCGCAGCCGCGGGCATGATGGCTACCACCGCAATGCAATTAGCTATCGACGCTTTCGGCCCAATTGCCGATAATGCCGGTGGTATTGCCGAAATGAGCCGCCTGCCCGAAGAAGTTCGTCACCGTACAGATAATTTGGATGCTGTTGGTAATACCACCGCGGCAACCGGTAAGGGCTTTGCTATCGCTTCGGCAGCATTGACTTCACTGGCGCTATTTGCCGCTTTTGTGGGCGTTGCGGGTATTGAGCATATTGATATTTATAAGGCCGATGTTTTGTCGGGCCTGTTTGTAGGCGGGATGATCCCATTCATTTTCTCGGCTTTATGCATCTCGGCTGTGGGGCGTGCCGCTATGGCGATGGTTGAGGAGGTTCGTCGCCAATTCCGCGAAATTCCGGGGATCATGACCTACGAGGGTAAACCTGAGTACGAAAAATGCGTGGCTATTTCTACCAAGGCCTCTATCCGCGAAATGGTTGCTCCGGGCCTCATCGCGCTGATCACCCCTATTATTATCGGTTTTGCCTTTGGCCCCGAGGTATTGGGCGGTTTGCTGGCCGGTGTTACCGTATCGGGCGTGTTGATGGGTATTTTCCAAAGCAATGCCGGTGGTGCCTGGGATAATGCCAAAAAATCGTTCGAAAAAGGTTGTGACATCAACGGCGAGATTTTTTACAAAAAATCTGAACCACATAAGGCATCAGTTACCGGTGATACCGTAGGCGATCCGTTTAAAGATACCTCAGGCCCATCGATGAATATTTTGATTAAATTGATGTCGATAGTTTCGTTGGTTATCGCGCCGCATTTAAATCACTCGGGTAAAGTAACTGCAAGTAATTTAAAAGGTTTTGATAAACAGCCGGCGGCTACGCATGTGGTTGTTAAAGCAGATGGGAAAGTTTAA
- a CDS encoding ABC transporter substrate-binding protein, with product MISAQNRLPLLSGNKRLLFFTIALLLAACSPKVRPVATTVKKPVDNVTKKPESTPVKQPEKAPEPKVATISMILPFGLEHLNPAQRYSPAGLSKANMSVEYYQGFKLALDSLTADGSNFKLQLFDSQDETTQTRTLALNPAVRSADLIVGPVFPEGVRAFNAALSYSKGVIVSPLSPANPATINKPNLVTVIPPLEYHAWGAAEYISKTVKPKKIFILRSGFSQEKDYAVNFKKAIDSLTKKKVKIISLFVVRGNLSSLLPQLSKTEENVFVVPATDQAFLGVTLRSLDTLNKHYPVILFGHPSWEKFSFLKPQLLERLHTHITSSEKINYKSGATVTFLRNYRKAYHVEPTEYAIKGFDEGLYFGKLLFADKGLADIEQTDFKGLHNSFHFIKKPALGWVNTHVNILTYTNFELKQVE from the coding sequence ATGATATCAGCTCAAAACCGCCTGCCACTATTGAGTGGGAATAAGCGGTTACTATTTTTTACCATAGCATTGTTACTGGCCGCATGTTCACCAAAGGTGCGGCCGGTAGCAACTACCGTAAAAAAGCCGGTTGATAACGTTACCAAAAAGCCCGAAAGCACACCTGTAAAACAACCGGAGAAAGCTCCTGAGCCTAAGGTTGCTACTATCTCCATGATTTTGCCATTTGGTTTGGAACACTTAAACCCTGCACAGCGCTACAGCCCGGCAGGTTTAAGTAAGGCCAATATGTCTGTTGAGTATTATCAGGGTTTTAAACTTGCTCTCGATTCGCTCACCGCGGATGGAAGTAATTTTAAGCTTCAATTGTTTGACTCGCAGGATGAAACGACGCAAACGCGTACGCTTGCACTAAATCCGGCTGTTCGTTCGGCAGATTTAATTGTGGGACCTGTATTTCCCGAGGGGGTAAGAGCTTTTAATGCCGCGCTATCATATTCAAAGGGCGTTATTGTGTCACCGCTTTCACCTGCTAATCCGGCTACTATAAACAAGCCTAATTTGGTAACGGTTATCCCACCGTTAGAGTACCATGCCTGGGGTGCTGCCGAATACATTAGCAAAACGGTTAAGCCTAAAAAAATCTTTATTCTTCGCTCGGGCTTTAGCCAGGAAAAAGACTATGCTGTTAACTTCAAAAAAGCTATTGATAGCCTCACTAAAAAGAAGGTTAAAATAATAAGCCTGTTTGTTGTACGGGGAAATTTGAGCAGTTTGTTACCACAGCTCTCCAAAACCGAGGAAAATGTTTTTGTGGTGCCCGCTACCGATCAGGCTTTCCTTGGTGTTACCTTACGATCGCTGGATACATTGAACAAACATTACCCGGTAATACTGTTCGGGCATCCAAGCTGGGAGAAGTTCAGCTTCCTGAAACCGCAACTTTTGGAGCGTTTGCATACGCATATCACCTCTTCCGAAAAAATAAACTACAAATCGGGCGCGACAGTTACATTTTTACGCAACTATCGCAAGGCTTACCACGTTGAACCGACCGAATACGCCATAAAGGGTTTTGATGAAGGTTTGTATTTCGGTAAGTTGCTTTTTGCTGATAAAGGCCTGGCCGATATTGAGCAAACTGATTTTAAGGGACTGCACAACAGTTTCCATTTTATAAAGAAACCTGCATTGGGGTGGGTAAATACCCATGTAAATATATTAACATACACTAACTTTGAGTTAAAACAGGTAGAATGA
- a CDS encoding MarC family protein, which produces MPHPFVFKEILSVTMILFAIIDILGAIPVIIQLRQRVGHIESEKASIAVLVLMVTFLFVGDELLAVIGLDISSFAIAGSLVIFIIAMEMVLGVDFFKEELPQAASIVPLAFPLIAGAGTMTTLLSLKSQYQTQNILVGIVLNTLVVYLVLKNVKWLEKLLGPIGLSVLRKAFGIILLAIAIKLFRSNTHL; this is translated from the coding sequence ATGCCGCACCCATTTGTTTTTAAGGAGATCCTTTCGGTAACGATGATCCTTTTTGCCATTATCGATATTTTGGGCGCTATACCGGTAATTATCCAGTTAAGGCAACGCGTAGGCCATATCGAATCAGAAAAGGCCAGTATAGCCGTATTGGTGCTGATGGTCACGTTTTTATTTGTGGGGGATGAACTGCTGGCGGTTATCGGGCTGGATATTTCATCATTTGCGATAGCCGGTTCGTTGGTGATATTTATCATCGCGATGGAAATGGTGTTAGGCGTTGATTTTTTTAAGGAGGAGTTGCCGCAGGCTGCTTCTATTGTGCCCCTCGCCTTTCCGCTGATTGCCGGGGCAGGTACTATGACTACCTTGCTATCGCTTAAATCGCAATATCAAACGCAAAATATCCTTGTAGGGATTGTGTTGAATACACTTGTTGTTTACCTGGTGCTTAAAAATGTGAAATGGCTTGAGAAGCTTTTGGGGCCGATTGGGTTGAGTGTATTGCGGAAAGCTTTTGGGATTATTTTGCTGGCGATTGCTATTAAGTTGTTCAGGAGTAATACGCATTTGTAA
- a CDS encoding MFS transporter, giving the protein MKGDKNLWVLVFVCVINSLGFGIIVPVLYSYGKTFGVTGETLGVLTASFSIAQFFATPVLGSLSDKWGRKPLLVISLAGTCISFILFAEARSMIMLFAARILDGLTGGNVSVAQAMISDNAGPDNRAKRFGILSSAFGFGFVIGPAVGGFLNQYGMQVPFYFAAGISLIGTLCSLFFLKETNPPDKSKKASEKSRFTFASLITTLKRPAIGTAVFTGFLLTMGQFTMIIGFQTFSVDILKINPTQIGILYAGFGVTGIIMQLCVPLFTKWLSSKSMILLLSTFLCLVDMFVAGLTSHFIPFVTGIYIYGLFNGLRNPMLNAIIADHIDHKEQGKILGINQSYASIGQALGPITAGFAALLSVHAIFFLSSCYILAAFVLSFRLKRKE; this is encoded by the coding sequence ATGAAAGGCGATAAAAACCTGTGGGTATTAGTATTTGTATGCGTAATCAACTCGCTGGGATTTGGCATTATTGTGCCTGTACTTTACTCGTACGGTAAAACCTTCGGCGTCACGGGCGAAACACTGGGTGTGCTTACGGCATCCTTCTCTATTGCGCAATTTTTTGCCACCCCGGTTTTAGGTTCGCTATCTGATAAATGGGGCAGGAAGCCTTTACTGGTGATCAGTTTGGCGGGTACGTGTATCTCCTTCATCCTTTTTGCCGAGGCCCGCAGCATGATCATGCTTTTTGCAGCCCGGATTTTGGATGGGCTTACCGGCGGCAACGTATCGGTAGCGCAGGCCATGATATCAGACAATGCCGGGCCAGATAACCGGGCCAAACGTTTCGGGATCTTGAGTTCGGCATTTGGGTTCGGCTTTGTGATAGGGCCCGCCGTTGGCGGCTTTTTAAACCAGTATGGTATGCAGGTACCTTTTTACTTTGCGGCCGGCATCTCGTTGATCGGTACGCTTTGCAGCCTCTTTTTTTTAAAGGAAACCAACCCGCCGGATAAATCTAAAAAGGCATCAGAAAAATCGAGGTTCACCTTTGCCTCGCTGATCACTACACTGAAAAGACCAGCCATAGGCACAGCGGTTTTTACGGGCTTTCTATTAACCATGGGGCAGTTTACCATGATTATTGGCTTTCAAACTTTTAGCGTTGATATATTGAAGATCAATCCTACGCAGATAGGAATCCTGTATGCCGGCTTTGGGGTAACCGGTATTATCATGCAGCTTTGCGTACCGTTGTTTACCAAATGGCTTTCATCAAAATCAATGATCCTGTTGTTGTCTACTTTTCTTTGCCTGGTGGATATGTTTGTAGCTGGTTTAACCAGCCATTTCATTCCTTTTGTAACCGGCATTTACATTTACGGCCTGTTTAACGGATTGCGCAACCCAATGCTTAATGCAATTATTGCCGATCATATCGACCATAAAGAACAGGGCAAGATATTGGGCATCAACCAGTCGTACGCTTCCATTGGCCAAGCGCTTGGTCCTATTACCGCGGGCTTTGCAGCTTTGCTATCGGTACATGCAATTTTCTTCTTATCTTCATGCTATATTTTGGCCGCGTTTGTTTTAAGCTTCCGGTTAAAGCGTAAAGAATAA
- the guaA gene encoding glutamine-hydrolyzing GMP synthase: MQEKILILDFGSQFTQLIARRVRELNIYCEIHPFNHYPEIDSSVKGIILSGSPYSVRQEDAPHFDFAQFHTTRPILGVCYGAQYVAHFHGGEVLPSSTREYGRANLEYINQENPLFKDIPGGSQVWMSHGDTIASIGENFEVIASTDSVRVAAYQVTGTQTYGIQFHPEVTHSIDGKQLLQNFLVDICGCKQDWTPDSFIETTIAALREKLGDDKVVLGLSGGVDSSVAAVLLHHAIGKNLHCIFVDNGLLRKDEFEQVLESYKHMGLNIKGIDAKQRFYDALAGLTDPEKKRKAIGRVFIEVFDDAAHEVQDVKWLGQGTIYPDVIESVSVKGPSATIKSHHNVGGLPDFMKLKVVEPLNTLFKDEVRKVGKALGIDPNILGRHPFPGPGLAIRILGDITPEKVAILQEADAIYINNLRSAGVYDKVWQAGAIFLPVQSVGVMGDERTYENVICLRAVESVDGMTADWCHLPYDLLAKISNEIINNVKGINRVVYDISSKPPATIEWE; the protein is encoded by the coding sequence ATGCAAGAAAAAATCCTCATTCTTGACTTTGGCTCGCAATTCACCCAGCTTATAGCGCGCCGTGTCAGGGAGCTCAATATTTATTGTGAGATCCACCCCTTCAATCATTATCCCGAAATTGACAGCAGCGTAAAAGGTATCATCCTTTCCGGCAGTCCTTATTCTGTAAGGCAGGAAGATGCGCCTCATTTTGATTTTGCGCAGTTCCATACTACGCGCCCTATTTTAGGGGTTTGCTATGGTGCACAATATGTTGCGCATTTTCATGGCGGCGAAGTATTACCATCAAGTACCCGCGAGTACGGCAGGGCTAATTTGGAATACATCAACCAGGAAAACCCGTTGTTTAAGGATATCCCGGGCGGTTCGCAGGTTTGGATGTCGCATGGGGACACTATCGCGAGCATCGGCGAAAATTTTGAGGTTATTGCCAGTACAGATAGCGTAAGGGTTGCCGCCTACCAGGTAACAGGTACGCAAACTTACGGTATCCAGTTTCACCCCGAGGTTACCCACAGTATTGACGGCAAGCAATTGCTGCAAAACTTTTTGGTTGACATTTGTGGTTGCAAACAGGATTGGACTCCAGATTCGTTCATCGAGACTACCATTGCTGCCCTTCGCGAAAAATTAGGCGATGATAAAGTGGTGCTTGGTCTTTCAGGCGGTGTGGATTCGTCGGTTGCTGCGGTGTTATTACACCACGCCATCGGTAAAAACCTGCACTGTATATTTGTTGATAACGGCTTATTGCGTAAAGATGAGTTTGAGCAGGTGCTTGAATCATACAAACACATGGGCCTTAATATAAAAGGCATCGACGCTAAACAACGCTTTTATGATGCGCTGGCTGGCTTAACCGATCCCGAAAAGAAACGTAAGGCCATCGGTCGTGTGTTCATTGAAGTATTTGATGATGCCGCGCACGAGGTTCAGGATGTGAAATGGCTTGGCCAGGGTACTATTTACCCGGACGTGATCGAATCGGTTTCGGTTAAAGGCCCTTCGGCTACTATCAAATCGCACCATAACGTAGGCGGATTGCCTGATTTTATGAAGCTTAAAGTTGTTGAGCCGTTGAATACTTTATTTAAAGATGAAGTAAGGAAAGTAGGTAAAGCTTTAGGTATCGATCCTAATATTTTAGGCCGCCATCCTTTCCCTGGTCCGGGTTTAGCTATCAGGATCCTGGGTGATATCACCCCCGAAAAAGTTGCCATTTTGCAGGAAGCCGATGCGATTTATATAAACAATTTACGCAGTGCCGGGGTTTACGATAAAGTTTGGCAGGCAGGCGCGATATTTTTACCGGTACAATCGGTAGGAGTAATGGGCGATGAGCGTACTTACGAAAACGTGATCTGCTTACGCGCTGTTGAATCGGTTGACGGGATGACCGCCGACTGGTGTCATTTGCCATACGATTTGCTGGCTAAAATCAGCAACGAGATCATCAATAACGTAAAAGGAATTAACCGGGTAGTATATGATATCAGCTCAAAACCGCCTGCCACTATTGAGTGGGAATAA
- a CDS encoding amino acid permease, translating to MKLFIKKPLAQLMAASAETEKSLKRTLGVGSLIALGIGAIIGAGIFVRTAAAAGEHAGPAVTISFLIAAAGCALAGLCYAEFASMIPIAGSAYTYSYATMGEFVAWIIGWDLVLEYALGAATVAIGWSQYFNEFLTTFFNVHVPYAWSHSFMEVSNTTVGMYAGEVGTRGIVNLPAILILFLLTLLLIRGTAESAIVNNIIVVVKVAIVLMIIGLGWHFINPAFHTPYTIPADAGVIKVSAGTVDYSDTFNHGWLGVLRGASVVFFAFIGFDAVSTAAQEAKNPQRDMPKGILISLVFCTALYILFSHVLTGLVSYKDFLIQGKEASVSYAIKTAMPGYGWLASFVTVSILAGFSSVILVMLMGQTRVFYTMSTDGLIPKVFSKLHPKFRTPYKSQWLFFVFVSLFAGFIPDKYVGDMVSIGTLFAFVLVCIGIFILRRTDPNIERPFKTPAYMIVCPLGAIICLCMIASEGWENWARLIVWLLIGFIIYFRYSIKRSHVRHGKVEGAADPINPKFVE from the coding sequence ATGAAGTTATTTATCAAAAAACCGCTTGCGCAACTCATGGCTGCTTCGGCAGAAACTGAAAAGTCGCTTAAGCGTACTTTGGGCGTTGGTTCGCTTATCGCACTGGGCATTGGCGCTATTATTGGCGCGGGTATTTTTGTGCGTACTGCCGCTGCAGCCGGCGAACATGCAGGACCAGCCGTTACCATCTCTTTCCTTATCGCGGCCGCAGGTTGCGCGCTGGCAGGTTTATGCTACGCGGAGTTTGCCAGTATGATCCCTATCGCCGGATCGGCTTACACCTACTCTTATGCTACCATGGGCGAGTTTGTTGCCTGGATCATCGGTTGGGATCTGGTGCTTGAATACGCGCTTGGTGCCGCAACCGTGGCCATTGGCTGGTCGCAGTATTTCAATGAGTTTTTAACAACCTTCTTTAACGTGCACGTACCTTACGCATGGTCGCACTCGTTTATGGAGGTTTCAAATACTACCGTAGGCATGTATGCCGGCGAAGTAGGTACCAGGGGTATTGTTAACCTCCCTGCTATTTTGATATTATTCCTGTTAACACTGTTATTGATCCGCGGTACTGCCGAATCGGCAATTGTAAATAACATTATCGTTGTTGTAAAAGTAGCTATCGTATTAATGATCATCGGTTTAGGCTGGCACTTCATTAATCCGGCATTCCACACTCCATATACTATCCCTGCCGATGCAGGTGTTATTAAGGTAAGCGCGGGCACGGTTGATTATTCTGATACCTTTAACCACGGATGGCTTGGCGTATTACGCGGTGCCAGTGTGGTATTCTTCGCGTTTATCGGCTTTGATGCTGTTTCAACAGCTGCACAGGAAGCTAAAAACCCGCAAAGGGATATGCCAAAAGGTATCCTGATCTCCCTGGTATTTTGTACCGCGCTTTATATCCTTTTCTCACACGTGTTAACCGGTTTGGTATCATACAAAGATTTCCTTATTCAAGGTAAAGAAGCTTCTGTAAGCTACGCTATTAAAACCGCTATGCCTGGTTATGGCTGGTTAGCATCGTTTGTTACCGTATCGATATTAGCAGGCTTTTCTTCGGTGATCCTGGTGATGCTGATGGGCCAAACCCGTGTGTTTTATACCATGAGCACCGATGGTTTGATTCCTAAAGTGTTTTCAAAACTTCACCCTAAATTCCGTACGCCTTACAAATCACAATGGTTATTCTTTGTGTTTGTATCATTGTTCGCCGGTTTTATTCCTGATAAATATGTAGGTGATATGGTGAGTATAGGTACCCTGTTCGCTTTCGTATTGGTATGTATTGGTATCTTTATTTTAAGAAGAACAGATCCAAACATCGAGCGTCCGTTCAAAACCCCTGCATACATGATTGTTTGCCCGCTTGGTGCAATTATTTGTTTATGTATGATTGCCAGCGAAGGTTGGGAGAACTGGGCAAGGCTTATTGTTTGGTTACTGATTGGCTTTATCATTTACTTCCGCTATAGCATTAAACGCTCGCACGTGCGCCACGGCAAAGTTGAAGGTGCTGCCGATCCTATCAACCCTAAATTTGTTGAATAG
- a CDS encoding RsmB/NOP family class I SAM-dependent RNA methyltransferase, with amino-acid sequence MKAINQLKTFQRILGEYPADTPLSKFLPGFYRQNKQMGSTDRRVASRLVYNYFRLGRALPDLPEDERLMVAEFLCNTQLNSFLQNFKPDWAACVGFSDDDKIAIVKTTHPDFKLEDVFPWSNELSEGIDKQAFLKSFFCQPDLFIRVRNGYDHLVKAELTKAQVVFKDEGNGCYSLPNGTRLETIFAKQHWFEVQDYSSQQTGNYFKPQRWDSWWDACAASGGKSLLLHEDEPNIKLVVSDIRESILANLDERFQLAGLTKYQKKALDLTQNIDSLMHDYAFDGIILDAPCSGSGTWGRTPEMIAQFDAHKIEFFQKLQKSIAQNVVKYLKPGKPLIYITCSAFKGENEDVVDYLVSELGLKLEEKAVLKGYERKADTMFVARLSPPVV; translated from the coding sequence ATGAAGGCTATAAATCAGCTTAAAACGTTTCAGCGAATTTTGGGTGAATACCCGGCCGATACGCCACTAAGTAAATTTTTACCAGGCTTTTATCGTCAAAACAAACAAATGGGCTCTACGGATAGGAGAGTGGCCAGCAGGTTGGTGTACAACTACTTCAGGTTAGGCCGGGCACTGCCCGATTTGCCCGAAGATGAGCGCCTGATGGTTGCCGAGTTTCTGTGTAATACCCAACTCAATTCCTTCCTGCAAAACTTTAAGCCCGATTGGGCTGCCTGTGTTGGTTTTAGTGATGACGATAAAATTGCCATCGTAAAAACCACTCATCCTGATTTTAAACTCGAAGATGTTTTCCCCTGGAGTAACGAACTTTCGGAGGGGATCGATAAACAAGCCTTCCTGAAATCATTTTTCTGCCAGCCCGATCTGTTTATCCGCGTGCGCAATGGTTACGACCATTTGGTTAAAGCCGAATTAACCAAAGCGCAGGTGGTATTTAAAGATGAAGGCAACGGCTGCTATTCCCTGCCTAATGGCACCCGTTTGGAAACCATATTTGCCAAACAACATTGGTTTGAGGTGCAGGATTATTCCTCACAACAAACCGGCAACTATTTTAAACCACAGCGCTGGGATAGCTGGTGGGATGCCTGCGCGGCATCGGGCGGTAAATCGCTTTTACTGCATGAAGATGAGCCGAATATTAAACTGGTAGTATCCGATATCCGTGAGTCGATATTAGCCAATTTGGATGAACGTTTTCAATTGGCAGGCCTCACCAAGTATCAAAAAAAAGCCCTTGATCTTACTCAGAATATAGACTCTCTAATGCATGATTACGCTTTCGATGGCATTATCCTCGATGCGCCATGCAGCGGTTCAGGCACCTGGGGGCGTACGCCCGAAATGATAGCCCAGTTTGATGCGCATAAGATTGAGTTTTTTCAAAAGCTACAGAAAAGTATCGCTCAAAACGTGGTGAAATACCTTAAGCCGGGTAAGCCGCTTATTTACATCACCTGTTCGGCTTTTAAGGGGGAGAATGAAGATGTGGTGGATTATTTGGTGAGTGAATTAGGGTTGAAATTGGAAGAGAAAGCTGTGTTGAAAGGGTACGAGCGGAAAGCGGATACGATGTTTGTGGCGAGGTTGAGCCCTCCGGTTGTTTAA